A segment of the Paramisgurnus dabryanus chromosome 5, PD_genome_1.1, whole genome shotgun sequence genome:
gtagtgaactacaaacaatcttctaaccaccaaactaaccaccgaatgcactgtgccatattagcagcggaagtcggttgacaaaatgcggaagagcgaagaattaaaaaggggcgtggcggaataaggtgaatagtatcaaaaataaattaattacgATTTTTTTATCGATCATTTTTTTACGATTTGCTTTTGTctctgtgacgttggggttaggggcggggtttcgttattgtttttatgatgaTCATACTTGTTTTACGATCACTTCTTACATATTATTCAGTTCGTAAACTTTACTTAtccaaagcaaaaaaaaatgttgataaaCCTCATACTTCACTATTTCTTCCTTGAATAACTGTACTGgaaacatgaaaatattttttgacaggaatattttttttagtcGAGCCACATCAGGTAGCAGTTTAATGCTATTTTTATagatattatttttataatcaaaACGGCACACTGTAAAATGAGATTTTTAAGTATAACTGTTAACTGTTAAAATCAACTTTAACTTTCCGTATGGATATTTAATCGTAGCTCaaatataggcctatatatttaccaaaaaaatattaccttatttgaagaCTGCTGTGGATACAGAAATGACATTAATGATAACCTGTACATGATCCACTGAAGAAAATAGTTTGAAGTGATGACGCATTACCAGCTCCTGGAGCGCCATCTGCTGGCTGAACTGAAAACTGTCAATCATTTATTACTCATCCTAAATATCCAGTTCCTAAAATAGTCAATATACACGATTGTTGCTGCTGTAAAACTAGTTATAGAAATATGTGGCCTTCTCTGTTAAATACAGTTTAAATTCTCAATCGATTTAtaagatttggagcatcaaagtttgaattttctcattgatttcaatctttgacatgacctattactcagtcaatattaaagatatcgaggttatattttcacagaatgtaacaattttatgtagaaacactaaaataaaataaaaattaacttCAACTGGGTTTTTACAGACAGGTTCCCATAATCATAAAATAATCACTAATTGTCATCTTAGTTTTGGCAAACAGCAAGTTTTACTGTAACACTACAGCAACTGTAGCACCTATGGTATTTTACTGGTTGCCACTGTGATTTATGACCTTTGATTTAAGATTCCAGTTCAgcaattgattttttttacggTTTATCCAAATCAGTGAGGAACCAAAGTGAGgattctcaaactgggggccccaGTTTTTATGACATttcctaaaatacattaatttatcatgaattatgTGTAGTTAAACCCAAAAACAAATAAGGCttctaaccaaaagcactaatttgtataatttaatatgttttttttttttaccgaaATGTTAAGTTTAAAacccgtacacaaggggggccgcacgctgaaaaagttttgaGAACACTGATCTACAGGTACTGATTTATAACATGAGTTATAAGTCCTGCTGTACTCGTCCATTTGTCAAACAATTATAGTGGTCTAGAGAGACCCTGGCTCTTTTGAGACACAGCCATttgtaaatgcaaataaacaaaaatttgtGAAGGCCTGTACAATTATAAACATATGCAAACCATGAGAATTTGCCACAAGATACCAGACCTTGCTTTTTCAACATTGCAGtctaacactgtaaaaaatgtttgttggtttaacttttttttaaaaagtaaatttgaGTTAAATATTATCCGACTCAAAAATGTAAGTAAAATATGTTGTCTCAAATACTAATTTTAAACATGTAATGTTTTTAGCGCCGTCTAGCAGTGAGATTTGCAAATTGCAACCCCCCTCAATTTCCATATGCAATTGGACGCTAAgatagctgccacaggacaaacttCGTCGTCTGAGACAATGTAGGGGCGAAGCGCGttctgtagaacagtttgtccgtttaaggctactgtagaaacatgacagcgATAAGGATCCcagcggtgtatgtagataaaaatggctcattttaaggtaataaaaacaatacagtttattatgtaaggtctttatacaccactgataatacagttatgtagattatattgcatttacatcaagagatccttctataTGTTGCACATTGTACCTTTAAATAAACTCAATTTGGTGCATGAAAAAAATCTGTGGAAGTGGGCAGagcaccaaaacacacttgtagccaatcagcagtaaggggcctgtctactaaccaacatcattgcctgggttgcgtatgtgtggggcggctcgatcaaaagaaggtccggattctattgttttttttttaggtgatttcaaatatcaacattggcttttagagatcatgcaccccgcctttaaggcAACTAGAAAACTTTtgaagttgaaccaacttttcattttttacagtgaagtcATCAAAAATGAATGATTGTGTCATCAAATCTACCTTCTTTAtataaaaatgcctttaaaatgtgtATTCACTAAGACCAGAGGAATTTTTCTATATTGAATAGCATTACCATTTTTTTGTTGGTTACTGCTTAAAAGTTAACTGTAaagtataaaaacaacaacagacaTAATATTTTCCCTTTATAtgtcaaaacaaatattttaaaacacttagaaaaacaatatttttctGTTATTTCTTTTTGTACAAAGAGAAAAAACACTGAGTTTGACAAATCACAGGTTTTCATTTTTGTCATCTCACTTTTCTGCTTATTTCGAGAAACACCTTCTGTAAACTTCAAAGTGACCTGACAACATACAACAAACAACAGCTAACAATTATTACAATGCCACAAGATCTTTACAGCTGAATGCTTTTTAAAGGCTAttcattttttctattttatgtCCTATTGCGACTTAATTTTTTGGCCTGTTGATAGGGAGAGATCAGAGATTTACACATTAAGCAATATAAAATAACCAGTGTGCAGAACATTTCAATACATCGACCTTAGTTTTAAGACCAGTTGATGGCAATTTGACAATGCTGATATAGAAACACAAGTTTCAATGACTTCCACTTTTCATCGTGTGATGTTTTACTTCAAATTCTCCTGATTAACTGAATTTGAAGACAGATTGTGCGACATGAACAAGTTGAGGGTTTGCGTCTTTGGTGAGCTGACTGCAATTGGCACCCAGACAAAAAGGCAGACAGAAACGATAGGGCAGAAAAGAAATAATCTGTTATTACTTCAATACTTGCAATTATATAACGTAAATATAAACCAGACTTTCAAGAGGGGTTTCAAATAACACAACCTTAGAAAATAAATATGATGAACTTATGTCTAAAAGTGCTGGTAGACATCATTCAACAAGCAGGCAGAATGGAAACGCAGACAGTGCATGTTTGGTGTAAAGTGGATCTTTCGGTTGGTCCTGGGGCGTTAATGAGGCCACGCCTCATTCTTCTCTAAGTAGTGTACCTGGTTGGTATGATAACTGCACAGAAAAAACTATTGTCGAAAGATGAACTACAGAACGAGCAAGTGAGCCTTTTGAGTTCAGTCCGCTCTCACCACTCCTTCTTTTTCTCATCCATGGATACTCCGCCCGGACCTAACGCTACTACAAGCAGAAGGCCTCCGATCACGGATGTTGTCTGGAAAAAGTCGTACTTGAGGAAGTCGTGCATGGGCCTGGAGGCTGGTATGGTCCAAAAAGCGTTGAAGTATACGTTGATAGCCAGAAGCCATATGACCAGGGTGAGCGCAGCCAGTTTGGTCTTGAAACCAATAGCCACAAGGACAATGAGAGCCGTACCCACCAGGTTCTGCAGGatctttaaaataaacacagacATGTGTGATTACCAAATGTGCCTGTGAAAACCCTATATATGCATgataacactgcaaaaaatgactttcttactcagtatttttgtcttgttttttgtagaaatatctaaaaattcttaaatcaagatgttttttctagatgagcaaaatgacctaagaaaataagtctagtttttagacaaaaaaatatacaatttaagtgaatttgtgcttaaaacaagataaattatctgccaatggggtgagaaattttagcttgaattaagtgtttaagaaaaaagcaAACCTATTTCAAGATTTtctttctcaccccattggcagatatttttgacTTTTGGCagacttaaattgtatattttttgtctgaaaactagacttattttctttattgctcatcatgaaaaagcatcttaatttaataatttttggatatttctactaaaaagACGACAAAAATACGGAGTAAGAAATGCATTTTTTGCACTTAACGTGATAACCaaaagaataacaatatgataatGTGACCTTTGACCACAAAAACAGTAGGAAACTTACTAAATATCTTCATGTAGCATCAACTTTACTTCATAACATAATCATTTTGAAGTAAAagtaagaaaaaaacattaattttgaactataaaatgttttgttggctattgctacatgAATTTTGTGGTCCCGGGTCATGTATGTTTATTTGACTTTAATAAAAGAAGTAAAAGCATCAATACAAAGCAAAAAGTCACCAAAGTAATCACCAATTAACTGTGAGGATTCAAAATCCGAGTCTGACCTCTAGTGGACAAAATGGCTTATTGCAATAAAAAATGCTCTGAATGCTCACTATTATTTAAAGacaaccatttaaaaaaaatctataaatatCATGCTTTTAGTTTATATTTGAAAGGCAAATTATGTTGTGcagacacattttttattttatttaattttaattgatAAACCCACTGATCTGAGAAAGCTGACACATTGCTTTGCAACATGACACAACAGACAAGATCTGCCCACATCCTGAGCAACAAAATCCCAACACCATCTGTATTACACAACAAACCAGAAATCAGCTGAAACAAGGGGCCAATAAAGACGTTTCCGGGTTAAAATATTTGTTCTGTTTGCTCACCGAGAGGAAGCTCGTATCAAAGTGAAGCAGGGTCATAAACATGAGCACCAGCAGGACTCGGCCTCCCAGTTGCATGTACTGCTTAggagagctttctctcatagtGGGAACTCCGGCGAACATACTTCTGCCTTCAGAGCGGGACTCGGCCAACAGCAGCAACAGACCTCCACCCAGTGCCAAATTCCTGACAAGAGAGAAAAGACAGTGATGATGTCATCAGAGCGTTACAAATGTTACAATAatgtaggggtgcgcggggttagttgtaacacggactgtttacattgttgcacaaggttgagcattttgtatttctggtatttttttcacgctgccaaaagacgatctcccgcaaataattggaaatgtataatgttttccagagagttattaatgaaagtgttttggtggcatgcaagtaaatttgtaaatgtttttttttttctaagcAGGGTGTGTAAGatatccaatgctatgtcatattaatcagggtcttgttgactaaaatacctgtctattatagacaaatatataaacaatatccacttcaagtatatagacaaaatagtattgaaatatttgcctccaaacttaatttttagcaagtgttacaactaaccccctgcctgttacaattaattaaattgtaacatttgcacttctgtcacgtttggtgtaattgtccaagaatggtaagtactagaaacaaactttaaatgttcatttgtagcagagatgtgctcgtgtaaaaatataattaatcaaactcaaatattttttgaatgattgaccCAAAAGCAAAAAACGTTAGGTTgtaccccgctctcccctatacATAGAACCAATTTAACTTACCTCATCAAAAACTTTGGGTCCCACAGAATGCTATACGCAATGGTCTGAAGGAGATAAAGACGATTGAACAATTTATCCAAACATCAAGATTTATTACTTTGCTTTaatttgtgaccctgaaccagaaaaccagtcataagtatcACGGGTATATTTgcagcaatagccaacaatacatcgTATGGGTCAAAATGTGCCAAACattattaggatattaagtaaagatgaagatattttgtacatttcctaccatTTATATCTAAAATGTATTTCTCATTAGTAAAAAGTTCTGCTAAatacttcatttggacaacttaaTAAGCGATTTACTCaaactttttaatttttggcacattcagattccagattttcaaatagtatgtctcagccaaacactgtcATATGCTAATGAAgcttatttgtttaactttCACATGTATAAATAAAACCCTAATGGgttggttcacccaaaaatgaaaataatgtcattaaggACCCTCATGTCGtcccaaactcgtaagacctccgttcatcttcggaacacagttgtTTAGTCCAAGAGCTTGCTGCGTGCACGAGTCCGaagtcacatgactgcagtgacgcgacTGACGTGTATCCTCAggcatgtttgcaaagtttttttttcaaaatttcagCATGCCtttccctcagactgtaaacgaagttCAGgcgaactaaaaaaaaaaaaaaacagctggggcgcaccagataacacgtcagccgcgtcactgcagtcacctGATGCGGTTCACAACAGAACctgaagagaagacaatgctgaataaagtcataatttttgctatttttggaccaatgTGTATTTTCGAttcttcaacacattctaactgacccactgatgtcacatggactactttgatgatgtttttattacctttctggacattgACAGTAAACTGTACattgattttcaatgaagggtctgcgagctctcagactaaatctaaaacatcttaaactgtgttccgaagatgaacggaagTCTTTCGAGTTTGGAAAACGACATGAGGGTgggtcattaattacattattttcatttttgggtgaacctttaagactgg
Coding sequences within it:
- the surf4l gene encoding surfeit 4, like, translated to MAPNDMMSNAEDVADQFLRVTKQYLPHIARLCLISTFLEDGIRMWFQWSEQREYIESTWGCGYFLASLFVLINLLGQLGGCILILSRNFVQYACFGLFGIIALQTIAYSILWDPKFLMRNLALGGGLLLLLAESRSEGRSMFAGVPTMRESSPKQYMQLGGRVLLVLMFMTLLHFDTSFLSILQNLVGTALIVLVAIGFKTKLAALTLVIWLLAINVYFNAFWTIPASRPMHDFLKYDFFQTTSVIGGLLLVVALGPGGVSMDEKKKEW